A stretch of the Candidatus Binatia bacterium genome encodes the following:
- a CDS encoding SDR family NAD(P)-dependent oxidoreductase: MAKLCEGRVAIVTGAGRGIGREHALMLAAHGAKVVVNDLGGSRDGTGASLGPADEVVKEIQAAGGQAVSNGDDISDFAGAESLIRQAVERFGRLDAVVNNAGILRDRMLVNMTEAEWDAVIKVHLKGTFAPSRAAAAYWRDQAKSGQHVDARIVNTTSVSGIYGNPGQTNYGAAKAGIAAFTIIAARELRRYGVTVNAVAPAALTRMTEDLGMGQGSDADKEQMSPRWIAPIVTWLASAESAGVTGRVFEASGRVLAIAEGWHRGPTMHPVDDPTQVGPLVEEMMLTARKNADMNGQDYD; this comes from the coding sequence ATGGCCAAATTATGCGAGGGACGAGTGGCGATTGTCACCGGTGCGGGTCGCGGCATCGGCCGCGAGCACGCGCTGATGCTGGCGGCCCACGGCGCCAAAGTCGTGGTGAACGATCTCGGCGGGTCGCGCGATGGGACCGGTGCGTCGCTCGGTCCGGCCGATGAAGTCGTGAAGGAAATCCAGGCCGCCGGTGGTCAGGCGGTGTCCAACGGCGACGACATCAGCGACTTCGCCGGCGCCGAGAGTCTGATCCGTCAGGCCGTCGAAAGATTCGGCCGGCTCGATGCGGTTGTAAACAACGCCGGCATCCTGCGCGACCGCATGCTGGTGAACATGACCGAGGCCGAATGGGACGCGGTGATCAAGGTGCACCTGAAAGGAACGTTTGCGCCGTCGCGAGCGGCGGCGGCGTACTGGCGCGACCAGGCCAAGTCCGGCCAGCATGTCGACGCGCGTATCGTCAACACGACGTCGGTCTCCGGCATTTACGGCAATCCCGGACAGACCAACTACGGCGCGGCCAAGGCGGGCATTGCGGCGTTTACGATCATCGCGGCGCGGGAGCTGCGACGTTATGGGGTCACCGTCAACGCGGTGGCTCCGGCGGCGCTGACGCGGATGACCGAGGACCTCGGCATGGGTCAGGGCAGCGATGCCGACAAGGAGCAGATGTCGCCGCGGTGGATCGCGCCGATCGTCACCTGGCTGGCGAGCGCCGAATCCGCGGGCGTAACCGGTCGCGTCTTCGAAGCCTCGGGCCGGGTGCTGGCGATCGCCGAGGGCTGGCATCGCGGTCCCACGATGCACCCGGTGGACGATCCCACGCAGGTCGGCCCGCTTGTCGAAGAGATGATGCTCACCGCCCGCAAGAACGCGGACATGAACGGCCAGGACTACGATTGA
- a CDS encoding YbhB/YbcL family Raf kinase inhibitor-like protein, whose translation MRIWSDSFKHGEPIPAHLAFGKPHPDTHVELSDNKNPHLAWTDLPSGTRSLVLICHDVDVPSRADDVNQEGKTVAADLPRVDFFHWILVDLLPDDAPVAEGEFSAGITPKGKPGPAGPRGTRQGINDYTAWFGGDAAMGGKYFGYDGPCPPWNDVRIHNYRFTLYALDVPRCPVEGEFGGPEVIEAIAGHVLGKASLVGTYAICPGAK comes from the coding sequence ATGAGGATCTGGAGTGACAGCTTCAAGCACGGCGAGCCCATCCCGGCGCATCTGGCCTTCGGCAAGCCTCACCCCGACACGCACGTCGAGTTGAGCGACAACAAGAACCCGCATCTTGCGTGGACTGACCTGCCGTCAGGAACCAGGTCGCTGGTGTTGATCTGCCACGACGTCGACGTGCCGAGTCGCGCCGACGACGTGAATCAGGAAGGCAAGACGGTGGCGGCCGATCTGCCGCGCGTCGATTTTTTCCACTGGATTCTCGTCGATCTCCTGCCCGACGACGCCCCGGTCGCGGAGGGCGAGTTCTCGGCGGGGATTACCCCGAAGGGCAAGCCGGGACCCGCCGGACCGCGCGGCACAAGGCAGGGGATCAACGACTACACGGCATGGTTCGGCGGCGACGCGGCGATGGGCGGTAAGTACTTCGGCTACGACGGCCCGTGCCCGCCGTGGAACGACGTGCGCATACACAACTATCGTTTCACGCTCTATGCGTTGGACGTGCCGAGGTGTCCGGTCGAGGGCGAGTTCGGCGGCCCGGAGGTGATCGAGGCGATCGCGGGGCACGTGCTCGGGAAGGCTTCCCTGGTGGGCACGTACGCGATCTGTCCCGGGGCGAAGTGA
- a CDS encoding 4'-phosphopantetheinyl transferase superfamily protein, whose product MLTFLALDESAVPATDEWLSPPERARARRMRYTKRLHDFLLARWTAKRAVSLRLGLSDRREALAAVEIHNASDGAPYVLVAGAAAPLEIAMTDRAGWAVCALYSPGVRIGCDLELVEPRSDAFVTDYLTAAERGLVRDAGPTERDLLANLIWSAKESALKVLRTGLRRDTRSVEVRPGDVTAAGGWLPLRIDTEEGRSFPGWWCRFGDFLLTVAAEAAVPAPRSVVDPPGLAGAVPTDSWLASPLVEPGAPLRIRPAAAGRPLA is encoded by the coding sequence ATGCTCACCTTCCTCGCGCTCGACGAATCCGCGGTGCCCGCCACCGACGAGTGGCTCTCGCCGCCGGAGCGCGCGCGGGCCCGTCGCATGCGGTATACGAAACGGCTGCACGACTTCCTGTTGGCGCGCTGGACCGCGAAGCGGGCGGTGTCGTTGCGACTGGGACTGTCCGACCGGCGGGAGGCGCTGGCCGCCGTCGAGATCCACAACGCCTCCGACGGTGCGCCGTACGTCTTAGTTGCGGGCGCGGCGGCGCCGCTGGAAATCGCCATGACCGACCGTGCCGGTTGGGCGGTGTGCGCCCTGTATTCGCCGGGCGTGCGCATCGGGTGCGATCTCGAGCTGGTCGAGCCGCGCAGCGACGCGTTCGTCACCGACTACCTGACGGCGGCCGAGCGCGGGCTGGTGCGCGATGCCGGCCCCACGGAGCGCGATCTTCTTGCGAACCTGATCTGGAGCGCGAAGGAAAGTGCTTTGAAGGTACTGCGCACGGGTTTGCGGCGGGATACGCGTTCCGTCGAGGTCCGGCCCGGCGACGTGACGGCTGCCGGCGGATGGTTGCCGCTGCGGATCGACACGGAGGAGGGCCGCAGCTTCCCCGGCTGGTGGTGTCGGTTTGGAGACTTCCTCCTCACGGTCGCGGCGGAAGCCGCCGTTCCCGCGCCACGCTCGGTTGTCGATCCGCCGGGACTTGCCGGCGCCGTGCCGACGGACTCGTGGCTGGCGTCGCCGCTGGTTGAACCGGGTGCGCCGCTGCGGATTCGCCCCGCCGCCGCCGGCCGGCCGCTCGCCTGA
- a CDS encoding 3D domain-containing protein has translation MAVPMDGRTDVPTATGDAARRIALLVLVLFALAAGGCATARTQRMEVTAYCGCGECCDWERGSWKYLKLDFWNRYVNSGPRQGRPYTGETASGTKPRMPRPGLLSADTLIHPWMLPVRLVFPWLWFARDGTIAADTRYYPFGTRMYVPDWGYGKVEDRGGAIKGPRRLDVFHNDHDDALEWGRRNLDVRIYE, from the coding sequence ATGGCTGTACCTATGGACGGCCGTACCGACGTTCCGACTGCCACCGGCGACGCTGCGCGACGGATAGCCCTTCTCGTGCTCGTGCTGTTCGCGCTTGCGGCCGGCGGGTGCGCAACGGCGCGCACGCAGCGCATGGAGGTTACCGCTTACTGCGGCTGCGGCGAATGCTGCGATTGGGAGCGGGGTAGCTGGAAGTACCTGAAACTCGACTTCTGGAACCGCTACGTGAACTCCGGTCCCCGCCAGGGACGGCCCTACACCGGGGAAACAGCCAGCGGCACCAAGCCGAGGATGCCGCGCCCCGGCTTGCTTTCGGCCGATACGCTGATCCACCCGTGGATGCTACCGGTGCGCCTGGTCTTCCCGTGGCTCTGGTTTGCCCGCGACGGCACGATCGCCGCCGACACGCGCTATTACCCGTTCGGCACGCGCATGTACGTACCCGACTGGGGCTACGGCAAAGTGGAGGACCGCGGCGGGGCCATCAAGGGACCCCGCCGCCTAGACGTGTTTCACAACGACCACGACGACGCCCTCGAATGGGGGCGGCGCAACCTCGACGTGCGCATCTACGAGTAA
- a CDS encoding Bax inhibitor-1/YccA family protein has translation MDAYESRPSVGVSVPSVAAQERVSAFLRAVYGWMFVGLGVTAGVAYGVAATPGIVQALIANQLLFFGLIIAELGLVFYLSARVARIEPGTASGLFLLYSALNGVTLSLVLLAYTGASIASTFVVCAAMFGALALYGSTTTRSLAGMGQFMFMGLIGLILASVIGIFWQNDGLQFVIACVGVLVFTGLTAWDAQRLKQMAVALPDGRTGSYAVVGALSLYLDFINLFLMLLRFMGGRRD, from the coding sequence ATGGACGCGTACGAGTCACGACCGAGTGTTGGTGTTTCGGTACCGTCGGTGGCGGCACAGGAGCGGGTGAGCGCCTTTCTGCGCGCCGTGTATGGGTGGATGTTCGTCGGCCTCGGTGTAACGGCGGGAGTGGCCTATGGAGTTGCCGCCACGCCGGGGATCGTGCAGGCGTTGATTGCGAATCAGTTGCTGTTCTTCGGTTTGATCATCGCCGAACTCGGGCTGGTCTTCTATCTGTCTGCCCGCGTGGCGCGGATCGAGCCCGGTACGGCGTCGGGGCTGTTCCTGCTTTATTCGGCGCTTAACGGCGTCACCCTGTCGTTGGTGTTACTGGCCTACACGGGAGCCTCGATTGCCAGCACCTTCGTGGTGTGTGCGGCGATGTTCGGCGCCCTGGCGCTATACGGCTCGACGACAACCCGCAGCCTTGCCGGCATGGGGCAGTTCATGTTCATGGGCCTTATCGGCCTGATCCTGGCCAGCGTAATCGGAATCTTCTGGCAGAACGACGGCTTGCAGTTCGTCATCGCCTGCGTCGGCGTGCTGGTATTCACCGGGCTCACGGCCTGGGATGCGCAGCGCCTCAAGCAGATGGCCGTGGCTTTGCCCGACGGGCGAACCGGATCGTATGCCGTGGTCGGCGCGCTGTCGCTGTACCTCGACTTCATCAACCTCTTTCTCATGCTGCTGCGCTTTATGGGCGGCCGGCGGGATTGA